The following coding sequences are from one Myxococcales bacterium window:
- a CDS encoding XRE family transcriptional regulator — translation MSTKNAARGSKKEGEIPPGDDVGAADLARRIAQRLKAERTARNMSLDELARASGVSRAALSQIETLKSNPSIGVVWKIAVGLGVPFAELLDEHRSEGAVLRRQDTQVLRSPDGRFESRPLTPAGVTPFVEVYELRVAARSRYAAEAHAAGTREILVVLSGLLRVSVGQSVFELEPGDSLAFLADQPHVYENPGNAEARYHNVIVYARS, via the coding sequence GTGTCCACGAAGAACGCAGCGCGAGGGTCAAAAAAGGAAGGGGAGATTCCCCCGGGCGACGACGTCGGCGCCGCCGATCTGGCGCGGCGGATCGCACAGCGGCTCAAGGCCGAGCGCACCGCGCGCAACATGTCTTTGGACGAGCTGGCCCGCGCGTCGGGGGTGAGCCGTGCGGCTTTGTCCCAGATCGAAACGCTGAAGAGCAACCCCTCGATCGGTGTGGTGTGGAAGATCGCGGTGGGGCTCGGGGTGCCCTTCGCCGAGCTCCTCGACGAGCACAGAAGCGAAGGGGCGGTCCTGCGACGGCAGGACACCCAGGTGCTGCGCTCTCCCGACGGGCGCTTCGAGAGCCGTCCTCTCACGCCGGCAGGCGTGACCCCGTTCGTCGAGGTCTACGAGCTGCGGGTGGCGGCGCGCTCGCGCTATGCGGCCGAGGCCCACGCCGCAGGGACCCGCGAGATCCTGGTGGTGCTGAGTGGCCTCCTCAGGGTGAGCGTGGGCCAGAGTGTGTTCGAGCTCGAGCCCGGTGATTCTCTCGCTTTTTTGGCCGATCAACCCCACGTCTACGAAAACCCGGGCAACGCGGAGGCCCGGTACCACAACGTGATCGTCTACGCGCGCAGCTGA
- a CDS encoding PAS domain S-box protein, whose translation MDQDPGGRTLARTAERGSVVEGVCGMFDFFKNLFDTSDFPARWHCGRWTTGHGWLHISSDVAIWGAYTAIPLVIAYFVRRRRDTPFPRVFWLFALFIFACGASHLMEAIIFWQPMYRAAGVVKLLTAAASWATVLVLIDVAPQALRLPGLDKLNQQLRKEIEERNQAEREAREAAARLRAIVEEAMDGIITLDERGRIESMNPAVRRLFGYGPEELLGQQIQRLMPETQLTKPARHTPAPVDVHEDKVFSLEREVRGRRKDGSEFPLEVSVSEVRLEGRRIFSGILRDASERKRAEAEREALLESERTARAEAERANRTKDQFLQVISHELRNPLSAIIGYTQLLQEGRVKPEGMPKALAALRRNAKVQVQLIEDLLDMSRITSGKLRLDIQTVNPASVIEAAIDTVVHAAEAKRIRLHKELGSGAVAVLGDFDRLQQVVWNLLSNAVKFTPEAGEVRVKLTQDTTHVRIQVSDTGEGIKPEFLPYVFERFRQAEAGTTRRHGGLGLGLAIAKHIVELHGGSVSVVSAGVNQGTTFTVTLPLRQALQNEKQPTPAWCEGQGAVPTPGVSVDLSGLRVLVVDDDADTREFVRVVLEERRALVVTTNSAREALAVYEGQRPHVLLSDIGMPEVDGYELIRLIRHRSPQESPVPAAALTAFARSEDRTRALLAGYQAHVTKPVDPVELVAVIASLCGRTGRG comes from the coding sequence ATGGACCAAGACCCAGGCGGACGTACGCTTGCGCGCACGGCCGAACGGGGCTCCGTCGTGGAGGGTGTGTGTGGCATGTTCGACTTTTTCAAAAACCTGTTCGATACGAGTGACTTCCCCGCGCGCTGGCACTGTGGAAGGTGGACGACCGGCCACGGCTGGCTTCACATCAGCTCGGACGTTGCCATCTGGGGCGCCTATACGGCGATTCCTTTGGTCATCGCCTACTTCGTGAGGCGAAGGCGCGACACCCCCTTTCCCCGCGTGTTCTGGCTCTTCGCCTTGTTCATCTTTGCCTGCGGGGCAAGCCACTTGATGGAGGCGATCATCTTCTGGCAGCCGATGTACCGCGCCGCCGGCGTGGTCAAGCTGCTCACGGCCGCCGCGTCTTGGGCCACCGTGCTGGTGCTCATCGACGTGGCCCCCCAAGCGCTGCGGTTGCCGGGGCTCGACAAGCTGAATCAACAGCTGCGCAAGGAGATCGAAGAGCGCAACCAGGCAGAGCGGGAGGCGCGCGAGGCGGCGGCGCGTCTGCGGGCGATCGTCGAAGAAGCCATGGACGGCATCATCACGCTCGACGAACGAGGCCGCATCGAAAGCATGAACCCCGCCGTGCGCCGCCTCTTCGGATACGGACCCGAGGAGCTCTTGGGCCAGCAGATCCAGCGCCTCATGCCTGAAACACAGCTGACGAAGCCCGCGAGGCACACGCCCGCCCCCGTGGACGTTCACGAGGACAAGGTCTTCAGCCTCGAACGTGAGGTGCGCGGCCGCAGGAAAGATGGCAGCGAGTTCCCGCTGGAGGTCTCGGTGAGTGAGGTGCGCCTCGAAGGCAGGCGCATTTTCTCTGGAATCTTGCGCGACGCCAGCGAACGCAAGCGGGCCGAGGCCGAACGTGAAGCGCTGCTCGAGAGCGAACGCACGGCCCGCGCGGAGGCCGAGCGCGCCAATCGCACCAAAGATCAGTTCCTTCAGGTGATCTCCCACGAGCTCCGCAACCCGCTGAGCGCGATCATCGGGTACACCCAGCTCTTGCAAGAAGGCCGTGTCAAACCCGAGGGTATGCCCAAGGCGCTCGCGGCGCTGCGCCGCAACGCCAAGGTCCAGGTGCAGCTCATCGAGGATCTGCTCGACATGAGCCGGATCACCAGCGGCAAGCTGCGCCTCGACATCCAAACGGTCAACCCGGCCAGCGTCATCGAAGCGGCGATCGACACCGTGGTGCACGCTGCAGAAGCCAAGCGGATCCGCTTGCACAAAGAGCTGGGCTCGGGTGCGGTGGCGGTCCTCGGGGACTTCGACCGGCTCCAGCAGGTGGTCTGGAACCTGCTATCGAACGCCGTGAAGTTCACGCCCGAAGCCGGCGAGGTGCGGGTCAAGCTGACCCAGGACACGACCCACGTGCGCATCCAGGTCTCGGACACGGGCGAGGGCATCAAGCCCGAGTTCCTTCCCTACGTCTTCGAGCGCTTCCGTCAGGCCGAGGCGGGCACCACACGTCGGCACGGTGGGTTGGGGCTGGGGTTGGCGATCGCCAAGCACATCGTGGAGCTTCACGGAGGCTCGGTCTCCGTCGTGAGCGCGGGGGTCAATCAGGGCACGACCTTCACGGTGACATTGCCGCTGCGGCAGGCCCTACAAAACGAAAAGCAGCCTACGCCAGCCTGGTGCGAGGGCCAAGGCGCCGTGCCGACGCCGGGCGTGTCCGTGGACCTGAGTGGCCTGCGCGTCTTGGTGGTCGACGACGATGCGGACACGCGTGAGTTCGTGCGCGTGGTGCTCGAGGAGCGCCGTGCGCTCGTCGTGACCACGAACTCGGCACGCGAGGCGCTCGCGGTGTATGAGGGCCAGCGGCCTCACGTCTTGCTGAGCGACATCGGGATGCCTGAGGTGGATGGGTACGAACTCATTCGCCTCATTCGGCATCGGAGCCCCCAGGAAAGTCCCGTCCCGGCAGCGGCGCTGACCGCCTTTGCCCGCAGCGAGGACCGGACGCGCGCTTTGCTGGCTGGCTATCAAGCCCACGTGACCAAGCCCGTGGATCCCGTGGAGCTCGTCGCCGTGATCGCGAGCCTCTGTGGGCGCACCGGTCGCGGCTGA
- a CDS encoding DUF938 domain-containing protein, whose translation MPPFFDPGSTPHGGLDAPATTRNREPILRVLERVLPSSGAVLEISSGTGQHAAFFSSALPGLTWQPTDPDPIHLASIEAWRQVAGGPNQLPAVRLDVHEDRWPVTDAAAVVNINMIHIAPWSACQALMEGAAARLGLGAPLYLYGPFMREGRHTAESNAAFDRRLRVEDPRWGVRDLSDVEREARSVGLRLEEIVEMPANNLSVVFRR comes from the coding sequence ATGCCCCCCTTCTTCGACCCAGGATCTACACCTCACGGCGGGCTCGATGCGCCCGCGACGACGCGCAACCGCGAGCCGATCTTGCGCGTGCTCGAGCGCGTGCTGCCGTCGAGCGGCGCGGTGCTCGAGATCTCGAGCGGCACGGGCCAACACGCCGCGTTTTTCTCCTCGGCCCTGCCGGGCCTCACCTGGCAGCCGACGGATCCCGATCCCATCCACCTGGCCAGCATAGAGGCCTGGCGCCAGGTCGCAGGTGGGCCGAACCAGCTGCCTGCCGTGCGCTTGGACGTGCACGAGGACCGGTGGCCCGTGACCGATGCGGCCGCCGTGGTGAACATCAACATGATCCACATCGCGCCCTGGTCGGCGTGCCAGGCGCTCATGGAAGGCGCCGCCGCGAGGCTCGGGTTGGGGGCGCCGCTTTATCTTTACGGTCCCTTCATGCGCGAGGGGCGCCACACGGCAGAGAGCAACGCCGCTTTCGATCGTCGCCTGCGCGTGGAAGATCCGCGTTGGGGTGTGCGCGACCTGTCGGACGTCGAGCGTGAGGCTCGCAGCGTGGGGCTTCGCCTTGAGGAGATCGTCGAGATGCCCGCCAACAACTTGTCAGTCGTGTTTCGGCGCTGA
- a CDS encoding DUF1615 family protein yields MSEKVSCGLLMFQRDPEGPRVLLVHPGGPFFRNKDLGAWSLPKGVPEPGEERLACAVREFQEEVGFVPTPPLWPLGEVKQKGGKIVHAWAFEARLPEGHVLCANTFELEWPPRSGQRRCFPEIDRAELFTPSAAREKINPAQAVFIDRFLKSGVLVCALLLGFFGCGTPRAPVRPGPKPPVAVDLSPTQIETLLPSKAKPRSQWAEAVWYGLLANDLLPRQPEACAVIAIVGQESGFQADPAVPGLAKLVKQRLEAHQEQLPLVGKPLFERLLSARSADDARSFRHRLDAVRTEGDLDRVFRDMLHHYRAHYPTTYATVNVASRLFDVESLEALNPITTAGSMQVNVRFAEAWAAHEKGTDPAHVRDELYTIKGGIYYGTARLMGHTAAYEDPIYRFADYNAGVYASRNAAFQAQVGTLIGTKLSWDGDVLSYDERGAPLDAPTKTLAALEAFAARYAPALSVRELRKDARGEKSASFEQTKTYKAVKRAFAQLTGRPPKYAILPDVAISSPKFSQTRSTAWFAQSVDRRYRDCLAKVPAPGR; encoded by the coding sequence GTGAGTGAAAAGGTGAGCTGCGGACTGCTCATGTTTCAGCGGGATCCCGAGGGACCCCGCGTGTTGCTGGTGCACCCGGGAGGCCCCTTCTTTCGCAACAAGGACCTTGGCGCATGGAGCCTTCCCAAGGGTGTACCCGAACCTGGTGAGGAGCGGCTTGCCTGCGCCGTGCGGGAGTTCCAGGAAGAAGTGGGCTTTGTGCCCACGCCACCCCTGTGGCCGCTCGGCGAGGTGAAGCAGAAGGGCGGAAAAATCGTTCACGCGTGGGCGTTCGAGGCGCGGCTTCCCGAGGGGCACGTGCTCTGCGCCAACACCTTTGAGCTCGAGTGGCCACCCAGGTCGGGACAGCGCCGGTGCTTCCCCGAAATCGATCGTGCGGAGCTGTTTACACCGTCTGCCGCCCGCGAAAAGATCAACCCGGCCCAGGCTGTGTTCATCGATCGCTTCTTGAAAAGCGGCGTCCTTGTCTGTGCGCTGCTACTAGGCTTTTTCGGGTGCGGAACCCCGCGCGCGCCGGTGCGCCCTGGCCCCAAGCCCCCCGTCGCCGTCGACCTGTCGCCCACGCAGATCGAGACTTTGTTGCCGAGCAAGGCGAAGCCCCGATCGCAATGGGCAGAGGCCGTTTGGTATGGCCTGCTTGCAAATGACCTCCTGCCAAGGCAGCCCGAGGCCTGTGCCGTCATCGCGATCGTGGGGCAGGAATCGGGCTTCCAGGCCGATCCGGCGGTCCCGGGGCTTGCGAAACTGGTGAAGCAGCGCTTGGAGGCGCACCAGGAACAACTTCCGTTGGTAGGCAAGCCGCTCTTCGAGCGTTTGCTCTCCGCTCGCTCGGCTGACGATGCGCGCAGCTTTCGTCATCGTCTGGATGCGGTGCGCACCGAGGGCGACCTGGACCGTGTCTTTCGCGACATGCTTCACCACTACCGCGCGCACTACCCCACGACCTATGCCACGGTGAACGTGGCCAGCCGCTTGTTCGACGTGGAGAGTCTGGAAGCGCTCAACCCCATCACCACCGCTGGTTCCATGCAAGTGAACGTGCGCTTCGCCGAAGCCTGGGCGGCACATGAAAAAGGCACCGATCCGGCGCACGTACGCGACGAGCTTTACACGATCAAAGGGGGCATCTACTACGGAACGGCACGGTTGATGGGGCATACCGCAGCTTATGAAGATCCCATCTATCGCTTCGCCGACTACAATGCTGGGGTGTACGCCAGCCGCAACGCCGCATTTCAGGCGCAGGTGGGCACGCTCATCGGAACGAAGTTGTCCTGGGACGGTGACGTTCTGTCTTACGATGAAAGGGGCGCACCCCTTGACGCGCCAACGAAGACGCTCGCGGCGCTCGAGGCGTTTGCGGCCCGCTACGCGCCCGCGCTCTCAGTCCGCGAGCTGCGCAAAGACGCACGCGGGGAGAAGAGCGCCTCGTTCGAGCAAACGAAGACCTACAAGGCGGTCAAGCGCGCGTTCGCGCAGCTTACGGGGCGCCCCCCGAAGTACGCCATCTTGCCCGACGTGGCGATCTCCAGCCCGAAGTTCTCCCAAACGCGCTCCACGGCGTGGTTCGCGCAGTCCGTGGACCGCAGGTACCGGGACTGCCTCGCCAAGGTGCCGGCGCCGGGGCGGTGA
- a CDS encoding SDR family oxidoreductase, with amino-acid sequence MQNEERHDDARPLAGRVAVVTGASRGAGKGIAIELGAAGATVYVTGRSTRKEGAPAAYADIMRLSNLSGMPGTVEDTALEVTRAGGHGVACVCDHSSEEQVADLFQRLSRNEKRLDLLVNNAWGGHEVFDGVFEAPFWERPLSEWDAMIDRGVRNHWLASRQAAPIFVAQRSGLVVTTTFWDRGRYLRGNLLYDLAKSAMSRLAFAVAEELRAYGVASVALSPGWMRTELVLAGNGTDEARWQEVPALAQTESPRYLGRAVVALARDEGVLARTGQTLRVADLARELGFTDLDGRWVPPFELPEHH; translated from the coding sequence ATGCAGAACGAGGAGAGGCATGATGACGCCCGCCCGCTTGCGGGACGCGTCGCCGTGGTCACGGGGGCCAGCCGCGGCGCAGGCAAGGGCATTGCGATCGAGCTCGGGGCGGCCGGCGCCACCGTGTATGTCACCGGGCGAAGCACCCGCAAAGAAGGAGCGCCGGCGGCGTACGCCGACATCATGCGGCTATCGAACCTCTCGGGCATGCCGGGCACGGTCGAGGACACCGCCCTGGAGGTGACCCGGGCCGGTGGCCACGGCGTGGCCTGCGTGTGTGATCATTCCAGCGAAGAGCAGGTGGCGGACCTCTTCCAGCGCCTCTCGCGCAACGAGAAGCGACTCGACCTGCTGGTGAACAACGCGTGGGGTGGGCACGAGGTTTTCGATGGCGTCTTCGAAGCGCCGTTTTGGGAACGCCCCTTGTCGGAGTGGGACGCCATGATCGATCGGGGCGTGCGCAACCACTGGCTGGCCTCTCGACAGGCGGCCCCAATCTTCGTCGCGCAGCGAAGCGGGTTGGTGGTGACGACGACGTTTTGGGATCGCGGTCGGTACCTGCGCGGCAATCTTCTTTACGACCTCGCCAAGTCGGCGATGAGCCGCCTTGCCTTTGCCGTGGCCGAGGAACTGCGTGCGTACGGCGTGGCCTCGGTGGCACTTTCACCGGGCTGGATGCGGACCGAGCTCGTCCTCGCGGGTAACGGTACCGATGAAGCCCGATGGCAAGAGGTGCCCGCACTGGCACAAACTGAATCGCCCCGCTACCTGGGTCGCGCCGTCGTGGCGCTTGCGCGCGATGAAGGTGTGTTGGCCAGGACCGGACAGACCCTGCGCGTCGCGGATCTCGCCCGGGAGTTGGGCTTTACGGACCTGGACGGCCGTTGGGTCCCGCCCTTCGAGTTGCCAGAGCACCACTAA
- a CDS encoding sulfatase-like hydrolase/transferase yields MNNKSVVRRAVGRPGVLVSLFFVALGCAAPSMDDENADTPEADEDASERGGAGSALAGGSSGSGGAGGLPNYGGQGGNADEPSLAGGVSGSGGSSTGGVGDVPMGQGGVPASMGSGGAEGGSGGGAEGGSGGGAEGGNGGSGEGGNGGSGGGGNGGSGGGAGSGPGGAGGTPVLTKPNVLFVVFDDLNRHISPYGDPLAKTPNLQRFADRAVLFRRAYAQYPVCGPSRISFLSGLRPEQTKVLKNGETPRKWLPNHVFLPQHFKNNGYHSSRVGKVYEIGEDDPKSWNISVEGTPGQGNVYQYEEPQKLGLSVLESRNHGDVVFPQGGAENGQTYVLSDVDDKTSDEMIAQKGIDFIKQGKERDKPFFVAVGFRRPHLPWAAPKRYFDLYPLSSLPAPPNVYGEWVSRSPQNMPLSAAKYRKSLQGYYAALSFADAQFGRLLDVMDSNDLWKRTIVVVLGDHGYHLGSRLWWGKHTPYDEADATPLMIAAPGFTGGVATREVVELVDLYPTLVDLAGLPPRAGLAGRSLVPIMKNPTSSMGAEPSRCSPRSPIAASCLRALWAHPGCASSNSYRAAPAGSSSTTWTKTPTNCRTSQTFRRTAPGATNSTRLCRHTKPNFPDSRGVEQGETNFGFRRSESAERRTRVMGSAGAEGMPKIFSSAVELTSRRGSFSRDQRCRRRSGVALAIDRSQARRCAPQKRTIPVQYMLMLNETQAEFAKRADPQQAEAYWGGWNAFIGAMAQAGVIVKGDGLEGPELATTVRVRQGKRSVEDGPFADSKEQLGGYFVIEVPDLDAALAWATKAPCVLDGSVEVRPVLPMKAGGA; encoded by the coding sequence GTGAACAACAAAAGCGTCGTTCGCCGCGCCGTGGGTCGCCCCGGGGTGCTGGTGTCACTCTTCTTCGTGGCGCTTGGCTGTGCCGCGCCGTCCATGGACGACGAAAATGCAGACACGCCTGAGGCCGACGAAGATGCCTCCGAAAGGGGCGGGGCAGGCTCGGCCTTGGCCGGAGGCTCGAGCGGTTCGGGTGGGGCCGGGGGCCTCCCTAATTACGGAGGCCAGGGCGGCAACGCGGATGAGCCATCGCTGGCAGGGGGCGTAAGTGGGTCGGGAGGCAGCTCGACCGGGGGAGTGGGCGATGTCCCGATGGGACAAGGCGGTGTTCCTGCCAGCATGGGCAGCGGGGGCGCCGAGGGGGGAAGTGGCGGGGGCGCCGAGGGGGGAAGTGGCGGGGGCGCCGAGGGAGGAAATGGCGGCAGCGGCGAGGGAGGAAATGGCGGCAGCGGCGGGGGAGGAAACGGCGGCAGCGGCGGGGGGGCGGGCTCTGGACCTGGGGGAGCGGGCGGCACCCCGGTGCTCACGAAACCAAACGTGTTGTTCGTGGTCTTCGACGACCTCAACCGCCACATCAGCCCCTACGGGGACCCCCTCGCCAAAACGCCGAACCTCCAGCGCTTCGCGGACAGGGCCGTGCTCTTTCGGCGTGCCTATGCGCAGTACCCCGTGTGCGGACCTTCACGTATCTCCTTTCTCAGCGGTCTCCGGCCCGAACAAACGAAAGTGCTCAAAAACGGCGAAACACCACGCAAGTGGCTGCCGAACCACGTTTTTCTCCCGCAGCACTTCAAGAACAACGGCTATCACTCGTCCCGCGTGGGCAAGGTTTACGAAATCGGCGAGGACGATCCGAAGAGCTGGAACATTTCCGTTGAAGGCACGCCGGGGCAGGGCAACGTGTATCAGTACGAAGAGCCTCAGAAGTTGGGGCTCAGCGTGCTCGAGTCGCGCAACCACGGGGACGTCGTGTTTCCCCAGGGGGGGGCCGAGAACGGGCAGACGTACGTCCTCAGCGACGTGGACGACAAAACCTCGGATGAGATGATCGCCCAGAAGGGCATCGACTTCATCAAGCAAGGCAAGGAGCGAGACAAACCCTTTTTCGTGGCGGTGGGCTTCCGTCGCCCACATTTGCCTTGGGCAGCGCCCAAACGGTACTTCGACCTGTATCCGCTGAGTTCTTTGCCTGCACCCCCAAATGTATACGGGGAGTGGGTTTCGCGGTCGCCGCAGAACATGCCCCTCTCAGCCGCCAAGTACCGCAAGTCGCTACAAGGCTACTACGCTGCGCTGTCGTTTGCGGACGCCCAGTTTGGCCGGTTGCTCGATGTCATGGACTCCAACGACCTTTGGAAGCGCACGATCGTCGTGGTGCTCGGTGATCACGGGTACCACCTTGGTTCGCGCTTGTGGTGGGGCAAGCACACCCCCTACGACGAAGCCGACGCCACGCCTCTCATGATCGCCGCACCGGGGTTTACGGGAGGCGTTGCCACCCGTGAGGTGGTTGAGCTCGTCGACCTTTATCCGACGTTGGTAGACCTGGCGGGACTGCCTCCAAGGGCCGGGCTGGCAGGACGCAGCCTTGTCCCCATCATGAAGAACCCCACGTCGAGCATGGGGGCCGAGCCGTCACGCTGCTCACCACGCAGCCCAATAGCGGCGTCGTGTTTGCGCGCGCTCTGGGCGCACCCGGGATGCGCCTCATCGAATTCGTACAGGGCGGCACCCGCCGGCTCGAGCTCTACGACGTGGACGAAGACCCCGACGAACTGTCGAACCTCGCAAACCTTCAGACGCACAGCGCCAGGCGCGACGAACTCGACGCGGCTCTGCAGGCATACAAAACCCAATTTCCCTGACAGTCGGGGCGTTGAGCAAGGCGAAACCAACTTCGGCTTCCGGCGCTCGGAGAGCGCCGAACGACGGACGCGAGTCATGGGTTCCGCGGGCGCCGAGGGAATGCCCAAGATATTTTCGTCCGCTGTAGAATTGACCAGTCGTCGGGGGTCATTCAGTCGAGACCAACGCTGCCGGAGACGTTCCGGTGTGGCTTTGGCCATTGACCGGAGCCAAGCGCGACGCTGTGCTCCACAAAAAAGGACGATCCCAGTGCAATACATGTTGATGTTGAACGAAACGCAGGCCGAGTTCGCCAAGCGCGCCGATCCCCAGCAGGCCGAGGCATATTGGGGGGGCTGGAACGCGTTCATTGGGGCCATGGCGCAAGCCGGTGTGATCGTGAAGGGGGACGGCCTCGAGGGCCCGGAACTTGCCACCACGGTTCGGGTGCGGCAGGGCAAACGCTCCGTGGAAGACGGCCCCTTCGCCGACAGCAAGGAGCAGCTCGGGGGATACTTCGTCATCGAAGTGCCTGACCTCGACGCGGCCCTCGCGTGGGCCACGAAAGCGCCGTGTGTGCTCGACGGCTCCGTGGAGGTGCGGCCTGTTCTGCCCATGAAGGCCGGGGGCGCGTGA
- a CDS encoding CDGSH iron-sulfur domain-containing protein, giving the protein MSTREEVKGSHSVLRFEANKCIHSRSCVLDRPDVFVPNVQGAWIHPDRATPGELDALARNCPSGAITCEPLDGRKPETAPLVNVARLRENGPVALSAELTLDGQPAGLRATLCRCGASANKPYCDGSHGGAGFVASGEPAVITSQPLAARNGPLSVTALPNGPLLLSGNLEICSGTGKTINRVTKTALCRCGQSANKPYCDGTHTKVGFKTE; this is encoded by the coding sequence ATGAGCACACGGGAAGAAGTCAAAGGCAGCCACAGCGTGCTGCGGTTCGAGGCAAACAAGTGCATCCATTCACGCAGCTGCGTGTTGGACCGACCGGACGTGTTCGTCCCCAACGTGCAGGGGGCCTGGATTCATCCCGATCGCGCCACGCCCGGCGAGCTGGACGCTTTGGCCCGCAACTGCCCGTCGGGCGCCATCACCTGCGAGCCGCTCGACGGACGAAAGCCCGAAACGGCACCCCTCGTCAACGTGGCCCGCCTGCGGGAAAACGGCCCCGTGGCCTTGAGTGCAGAGCTCACGCTCGACGGGCAGCCTGCGGGGCTACGGGCCACGTTGTGTCGCTGCGGCGCCTCGGCAAACAAGCCCTATTGCGACGGCAGTCACGGCGGGGCTGGCTTCGTGGCTTCGGGTGAGCCGGCCGTCATCACATCGCAACCCCTGGCAGCCAGGAACGGCCCCCTTTCCGTGACAGCGTTGCCGAACGGTCCGCTTCTGCTGAGTGGCAACCTCGAGATCTGCTCGGGTACGGGCAAAACCATCAACCGGGTGACGAAAACGGCCCTTTGCCGTTGTGGCCAGTCTGCCAACAAACCCTACTGCGACGGCACTCACACCAAGGTGGGTTTCAAGACCGAGTAG